From Rutidosis leptorrhynchoides isolate AG116_Rl617_1_P2 chromosome 3, CSIRO_AGI_Rlap_v1, whole genome shotgun sequence, a single genomic window includes:
- the LOC139901443 gene encoding uncharacterized protein, whose amino-acid sequence MDLTRRLKRIVPGLIGEEQSAFMEGRYILDGVLIALETVEFVKGKKSKSFILKVDFEKAFDCIDWNYLSNIMELMGFQPKWIKWINSCLTSTSISVLVNASKENLFKGVSVGNNNIKVSHLQYADDTIIFGEWDQVSAKNSLKILKCFEDLSGLRINLSKSSVYGIDTSKVELETLSSWLGCQQGTLPFPYLWLPIGANLKKPKTWLPVIEKFDKRLSNWHARTISYGGRSTLIKSGRDTSFWLDRWLGTEALKDKYQRLYRLEVDKDVRPRGRNAADLIKLCNEISHFVITGKEDDEWQWSLDKNVLDSIIYTKYPYTIEQIDPLENWIFIWRAKLNKIPVRIELDKRGIDLHSVRCPVCDVDLESVHHILINCNYAKEVWKLVYKWWNINLHINPSVADVFDINQSALSSKYGKQIWQAVSWITDYMIWKNRNDRVFGNNALSPARLVDEIQIKGFEWISNRWRKGHVSWHTWLANPKSFDCSVNSKIGIG is encoded by the exons ATGGATCTCACACGCAG ATTGAAAAGGATTGTTCCAGGGTTAATCGGTGAAGAACAAAGCGCTTTTATGGAAGGTAGATATATTTTAGACGGAGTTCTTATTGCACTTGAAACGGTGGAATTTGTAAAAGGAAAAAAATCAAAAAGCTTTATTCTTAAAGTAGATTTCGAAAAAGCTTTCGATTGTATCGATTGGAATTATCTCTCAAATATCATGGAATTAATGGGTTTTCAACCTAAGTGGATAAAATGGATAAATTCATGCCTCACATCCACCTCAATTTCGGTCCTCGTTAACG CATCAAAAGAAAATCTCTTCAAGGGTGTCTCTGTGGGTAATAACAATATCAAAGTATctcatctccaatatgcggatgatactatAATTTTCGGGGAATGGGATCAAGTATCGGCCAAAAACTCCTTAAAGATTCTCAAATGCTTCGAGGATCTCTCGGGGCTAAGAATTAATTTGAGTAAGAGTAGCGTGTATGGTATAGATACTTCAAAGGTTGAACTTGAGACATTATCATCATGGCTAGGATGCCAGCAAGGTACACTCCCTTTTCCTTATCTCTGGCTTCCCATCGGTGCAAATTTGAAAAAACCAAAAACATGGTTACCGGTTATAGAAAAATTTGACAAAAGACTTTCAAATTGGCATGCTCGGACCATCTCATATGGAGGGCGTTCAACTCTTATCAAGTCG GGAAGAGATACTTCTTTCTGGTTGGATAGATGGCTGGGAACTGAAGCGCTTAAAGACAAATATCAAAGACTTTATCGTTTAGAAGTGGATAAAGATGTTCGG CCAAGAGGTCGCAATGCTGCTGACCTTATCAAATTATGCAACGAAATTTCACACTTTGTAATAACTggaaaagaagatgatgaatggcAATGGTCTTTAGATAAAAATG TGCTCGACTCAATCATCTACACAAAGTATCCCTACACAATTGAACAAATTGATCCCTTAGAAAATTGGATTTTTATTTGGAGAGCTAAATTGAACAAAATACCGGTTAGAATCGAGCTAGACAAACGTGGTATTGATCTACATTCGGTAAGATGCCCCGTATGCGACGTTGATCTAGAATCGGTACATCATATTTTAATTAATTGCAATTACGCAAAAGAAGTTTGGAAGCTTGTCTACAAATGGTGGAATATTAATCTTCACATCAATCCTTCTGTTGCGGATGTTTTCGATATAAATCAGTCAGCTCTCTCTTCCAAATATGGTAAACAAATATGGCAAGCCGTATCTTGGATTACCGATTATATGATATGGAAAAATCGTAACGATAGAGTATTCGGAAATAACGCCCTGTCTCCTGCTCGTTTagtagatgaaattcaaatcaagggATTTGAATGGATCTCAAACCGTTGGAGGAAGGGGCATGTTTCGTGGCACACATGGCTTGCTAACCCAAAATCATTCGATTGCTCGGTGAATTCTAAAATCGGAATAGGGTGA